The Formosa sp. Hel1_33_131 genome window below encodes:
- a CDS encoding lantibiotic dehydratase family protein, with product MLKPKNPYTFFNTYCLRTPLLPLNRVLNALQKRGFEDESLKEYWQNTHLKEAVFLASPYLFSELELLFEGTITSVKKAEKLKQSFLKYVLRASSRCTPFGLFSGVSLGHFNDTSCIELETTKTLKRRTRLDVNYMVALSNYLEKEPVIKNQLVFYPNSSLYKIADQYRYIAFEIDGLKRSYAVEGIEYSVYIETVLNEAKMGKTITELAVTITDETITEEEATHFIHELIDNQVLSSELEHSISGTDMLSQTLVTLKQLKQCDSNIQDLLSIQKTLQKLDDTDRNTSEDYKKCNPILEALGVPYETKDVFQTDLFTTTKNNALNKKVAHELRRALPLLSSLNKKDHNPHLEQFKKAFKERYETRKIPLAMALDIEMGVGYIQNEAVSNTVSFLNDITPQTDHSSSQNFSLSEIEISIQKLMFDALKNQHYSIELKEAIFADREVSIDHLPDTLSALIEVITLNNEECVYIHSFGGSNGANLLARFCEETGELFDYVKEMTCIEQQMNPHSVLVELIHLPEARVGNVIKRPHLRAYELPYLGKSNLPLEQQININDVLVFIKNNRIVLWSKKLDKAILPRLTNAHNYTKNTLPIYHFLCDLQTQNIQKKLGFSWGALANNHSFLPRVCYKTLILSKATWIIETKKFQSLFKLDKNGANLLDLISGWRATIQMPQYVQLKEADNTLLINLENTTMLHLLFDSVKRKTQFILEEFLFTEKPIVKNEDNDFFTNQFVVSFYNEEKLKKAVNYAN from the coding sequence ATGTTAAAACCTAAAAACCCTTATACTTTTTTCAATACTTATTGTTTAAGAACACCTCTTTTACCATTGAATCGGGTTTTAAATGCACTACAAAAAAGAGGTTTTGAGGATGAGTCTCTAAAAGAGTATTGGCAAAACACTCATTTAAAAGAAGCTGTTTTTTTAGCATCGCCCTACCTTTTCTCTGAACTAGAATTACTATTTGAGGGAACAATCACTTCTGTAAAAAAAGCAGAAAAGTTAAAACAAAGCTTTTTAAAATATGTTCTCAGAGCCTCCTCTCGTTGTACGCCTTTTGGACTGTTCTCTGGAGTCTCTTTAGGTCATTTTAATGATACAAGTTGTATAGAACTAGAAACAACTAAAACCTTGAAACGCCGAACACGTTTGGATGTGAACTATATGGTTGCGCTCTCAAACTATTTAGAAAAAGAGCCCGTCATAAAAAACCAATTGGTGTTTTACCCCAACAGTTCGCTCTATAAAATTGCGGATCAATATCGATATATTGCATTTGAAATAGATGGTTTAAAACGCTCTTATGCTGTTGAAGGCATAGAGTATTCGGTTTATATAGAGACCGTCTTAAATGAAGCTAAAATGGGTAAAACCATTACTGAATTGGCCGTTACAATTACGGACGAAACGATCACTGAAGAGGAAGCCACCCACTTTATTCATGAACTCATAGACAACCAGGTCTTAAGTAGTGAATTAGAACACTCTATTTCAGGAACTGATATGCTATCCCAAACACTAGTGACCTTAAAACAATTAAAACAGTGTGACTCTAATATACAAGACCTACTTAGCATTCAAAAAACACTTCAAAAATTAGATGACACTGACAGAAATACCAGTGAAGATTATAAAAAATGTAATCCGATTTTAGAGGCCCTTGGCGTGCCTTATGAGACGAAAGATGTGTTTCAAACGGATCTTTTTACAACGACTAAAAACAATGCTTTAAACAAAAAAGTAGCGCACGAATTACGCCGGGCTTTACCACTTTTAAGTAGCCTTAACAAAAAAGATCACAACCCTCATTTAGAGCAATTCAAAAAAGCGTTTAAAGAGCGTTATGAAACAAGAAAAATTCCATTAGCTATGGCTTTGGATATAGAAATGGGAGTTGGCTACATTCAAAATGAAGCTGTTTCAAATACCGTTTCGTTTTTAAATGACATTACGCCTCAAACAGATCACTCCTCTTCTCAAAACTTCTCTTTATCAGAAATTGAAATTAGCATTCAAAAATTAATGTTTGATGCATTAAAGAATCAGCACTATAGCATTGAACTAAAGGAAGCAATTTTCGCGGATCGTGAAGTGTCTATAGATCATTTACCTGACACCCTTTCCGCACTCATTGAAGTGATTACTCTAAACAATGAAGAATGTGTTTACATACACTCTTTTGGAGGTTCCAATGGGGCTAATTTACTTGCTCGGTTTTGTGAGGAGACTGGAGAATTATTTGATTACGTTAAAGAAATGACCTGTATAGAACAGCAGATGAACCCACACAGTGTTTTAGTTGAACTCATCCATTTGCCTGAAGCTAGAGTTGGAAATGTGATTAAAAGACCGCATTTAAGAGCTTATGAATTGCCCTATCTCGGCAAGTCTAATCTGCCGTTAGAACAGCAAATTAATATTAATGATGTTTTAGTATTTATTAAAAACAACCGTATTGTTTTATGGTCAAAAAAATTAGACAAAGCCATTCTACCTCGTTTAACAAATGCTCATAATTACACAAAAAATACGCTTCCTATCTATCATTTTTTATGTGATTTACAAACTCAAAATATTCAAAAAAAGCTTGGATTTTCTTGGGGCGCACTCGCCAACAATCATTCCTTTTTACCTAGAGTGTGTTATAAAACCCTCATTCTTTCCAAAGCCACTTGGATTATTGAAACTAAAAAATTTCAATCTTTATTTAAATTAGACAAAAACGGAGCGAACTTATTGGATTTAATAAGCGGGTGGAGAGCAACTATTCAAATGCCTCAATATGTTCAGTTAAAAGAAGCCGATAATACGTTACTTATAAATCTCGAAAATACAACAATGCTTCATTTGTTATTCGATTCGGTTAAACGCAAAACACAGTTTATCTTAGAAGAATTTTTATTTACAGAAAAACCTATCGTAAAAAATGAGGATAATGATTTTTTTACGAATCAATTTGTAGTGTCATTTTACAATGAGGAAAAACTAAAAAAAGCTGTTAATTATGCAAACTAG
- a CDS encoding helix-turn-helix domain-containing protein — translation MKYKLSPIFIFLFLTSTLWSQQTALSYEVLENNIKTSKSDSIREIYASTLLLKAKKENNVLKIADGYNHLSEINSHTLSGLKYADSIIDLTATLINSKYPAEGYLQKGIQLFYLAKHNESLDNYIRALNDFQANNNTYGKVRVNHYIGLLKNSINEEKEALEIFKKNISFFESSKNKHLYKRQYLKSLFAIVDSYNRNKILDSAEIYGRMGIKESFQSHDKYLYNYFLLSYGSTKTFKGEYKVAIDSLIKGTKLLTNEKLVIAGSYLILSQAFEGLKEYSKSLLYLDKVDSLYQKNPETIFQAKESYKILLKYSQKENNPQKQLNTIKKLLKVDSIINVKHNQLSKNIVKKHDTPELILEKERIIKQLNNSYSLSKNKIIILSIVIIFLIIILLYSIRKSIINKKKFEIIKAKINSDVKEENKENLIKVTTTTTITTGIPEDLVKEIILSLEKFESSNKFSKKHYTLNTLAKELKTNSTYLSKVINATKEANFANYLNNLKVDFAIKRLSKNKQFRAYTIKAIAEDSGFNNAQSFSAAFHKKTGIYPSYFIKELNNEK, via the coding sequence GTGAAGTATAAATTATCCCCCATATTTATCTTTCTATTTCTGACTTCAACCCTTTGGAGCCAACAAACGGCTTTAAGTTATGAAGTTTTAGAAAACAATATTAAGACTTCAAAGTCAGATTCTATTCGTGAAATATATGCTTCGACGTTACTTTTAAAAGCAAAAAAAGAAAATAATGTTCTAAAAATTGCTGATGGCTATAATCATTTGTCAGAAATTAACTCCCACACTTTAAGTGGTTTAAAATATGCTGATAGTATTATTGACTTGACAGCTACATTAATAAATTCAAAATACCCTGCTGAAGGTTATCTTCAAAAAGGAATTCAGTTGTTTTATTTAGCAAAACATAATGAATCCTTAGACAATTATATTAGGGCTCTTAATGATTTTCAGGCAAATAATAATACTTATGGAAAAGTAAGAGTGAACCATTATATAGGTCTATTAAAAAACAGTATAAATGAAGAGAAAGAAGCGTTAGAAATTTTTAAAAAAAATATTTCTTTTTTTGAAAGTTCAAAAAATAAACATTTATACAAAAGACAATACTTAAAGTCCTTATTTGCAATTGTAGATTCTTATAACAGAAATAAAATATTAGATTCAGCAGAAATATATGGAAGAATGGGTATTAAGGAAAGCTTTCAAAGTCATGACAAGTATTTGTATAATTATTTTTTATTATCATATGGATCAACTAAAACTTTTAAGGGAGAATATAAAGTAGCGATTGACAGTCTTATTAAAGGCACCAAATTATTAACAAATGAAAAGCTTGTAATAGCAGGAAGTTATTTGATTTTAAGTCAAGCTTTTGAAGGCCTAAAAGAGTATTCAAAATCATTACTATATTTAGATAAAGTAGATTCATTATATCAAAAAAATCCTGAAACAATATTTCAAGCAAAGGAATCTTATAAGATTTTACTTAAGTATAGTCAAAAAGAAAATAATCCCCAAAAGCAATTAAATACAATTAAAAAACTTCTTAAAGTTGATAGTATTATTAATGTTAAACACAATCAGTTAAGTAAGAATATTGTAAAAAAACATGATACTCCAGAATTAATTTTAGAAAAAGAACGCATAATTAAACAATTGAATAATAGTTATTCTTTATCCAAAAATAAAATTATTATTTTATCTATTGTCATTATCTTCTTAATTATCATTTTGCTTTATAGTATAAGAAAAAGCATAATTAATAAGAAAAAATTTGAAATTATTAAAGCAAAAATTAATTCCGATGTTAAAGAAGAAAACAAAGAAAATTTAATAAAGGTTACTACTACAACTACTATTACTACTGGAATACCCGAAGATTTAGTAAAAGAAATTATACTTAGTTTAGAGAAATTTGAAAGTTCAAATAAGTTTTCAAAAAAACATTATACATTAAACACCCTTGCAAAAGAACTAAAAACAAACAGCACCTATTTATCTAAAGTAATAAATGCAACAAAAGAAGCAAATTTTGCTAATTATTTGAACAATTTAAAAGTTGATTTTGCTATTAAAAGGTTATCAAAGAATAAGCAATTTAGAGCATATACAATAAAAGCTATTGCAGAGGATTCTGGTTTTAATAACGCACAATCATTTTCGGCTGCATTTCATAAAAAAACAGGTATTTATCCATCATATTTTATTAAAGAACTTAATAATGAAAAATGA
- a CDS encoding prolyl oligopeptidase family serine peptidase: MNYKSIAILILCILIMQCKNKKELVLAPINVVVDEIHGQRIEDPYRYMENIDDSIYINWLKGQKENKESVVGNISNRDNLKLKIEKFQERTPEKISKLTIMDNDVYFYLKENTTSKVKKLYSRDGFKGEEVLLYNPENFDNEHPYVINYIKPSWDTSKVVIGLTKNDEEFSILKILDVKTKNLVGDIKITNTLPTSLGGVKWLPDDSGIIYVNVPVIDSKSKKYLHNSEVVLYRFNDNPKESPTVIFSKKENPKLKIKEEDFPLIYLDNQNVEYIIGVVTRASRYRDTYYIKIDELNNKKIKWEPLFKKEEKIKRFIVTKDEIIYMTSKTTPNFQICKTSLSNPDFENPQVLVYENTKEVITDFVITKQGLFFVKIKNGVDAKLYKIENNQEKNIEIPKPSGSINVSSKNENSNDLWISIDGWTHKKETYKYDYDKSVFIPQNLYPVAEYSLLNDVVVKEIEVPSYDGTLVPLSVIYKNSIKLNGENRMLLTGYGAYGITDKPVLDDYLLNWINEGGIYALAHVRGGGEKGDAWHKEGFKTTKPNTWKDFISCTEYLIDKEYTSNKNLAVWSGSAGGILVGRAITERPDLYAAAIIRVGLLNTLRSEFAPNGKNNIKEFGTIKDSLEFKSLLEMDAFHNIKDGVEYPAVYLTGGMNDARVAVWQPSKFAAKLQKANASENPIILDIDFDGGHGFDATSNKKNNELADILSFALWQTGHPDYQLNR, translated from the coding sequence ATGAACTATAAATCTATTGCTATTTTAATTCTATGTATTTTAATTATGCAATGTAAAAATAAGAAAGAATTAGTGTTAGCACCAATTAATGTTGTTGTTGATGAAATTCATGGACAAAGAATAGAAGATCCGTATCGTTATATGGAAAATATTGATGATAGTATTTATATAAATTGGTTAAAAGGTCAAAAAGAAAATAAAGAATCAGTAGTAGGTAATATTTCTAATAGAGATAATTTAAAATTAAAAATAGAAAAGTTTCAAGAAAGGACTCCTGAAAAAATCTCAAAACTAACAATCATGGATAATGATGTTTACTTTTATTTAAAAGAGAACACAACATCTAAAGTAAAAAAACTGTATTCAAGAGATGGCTTTAAAGGAGAAGAAGTTTTATTATATAATCCTGAAAACTTTGATAATGAACATCCTTATGTAATAAATTATATTAAACCTAGTTGGGATACTTCAAAAGTAGTTATAGGCTTAACAAAAAATGACGAAGAATTTTCAATATTAAAAATCCTTGATGTAAAAACTAAAAATTTAGTTGGAGATATTAAAATAACTAATACACTTCCAACTTCTCTAGGAGGTGTTAAATGGTTGCCTGATGATTCTGGTATTATTTATGTAAATGTACCAGTAATTGATTCTAAATCTAAAAAATATTTACACAATTCGGAAGTTGTACTATATAGATTTAATGATAACCCTAAAGAATCTCCCACTGTTATTTTTTCAAAAAAGGAGAATCCAAAACTGAAAATAAAGGAAGAAGATTTCCCGTTAATTTACTTAGACAACCAAAATGTTGAATATATTATTGGAGTGGTTACTAGAGCTTCAAGATATAGAGATACTTATTATATAAAAATAGATGAACTTAATAATAAAAAAATTAAATGGGAGCCATTATTTAAAAAAGAAGAAAAGATTAAACGCTTTATTGTTACAAAAGATGAAATCATTTATATGACTTCAAAAACAACTCCCAATTTTCAAATATGTAAAACCTCACTAAGTAATCCTGATTTTGAAAATCCACAAGTTTTAGTTTATGAGAATACTAAAGAAGTTATTACAGATTTTGTTATAACAAAACAAGGCTTGTTTTTCGTAAAAATAAAAAATGGTGTTGATGCAAAACTTTATAAAATAGAAAATAATCAAGAAAAAAATATCGAGATCCCAAAACCTTCAGGAAGTATAAATGTATCCTCCAAAAATGAAAACTCTAATGATTTATGGATATCGATTGATGGGTGGACGCATAAAAAAGAGACCTATAAATATGATTATGATAAAAGTGTATTTATCCCTCAAAATTTATACCCAGTAGCAGAATATTCGTTACTCAATGATGTGGTTGTTAAAGAAATTGAAGTACCATCGTATGATGGTACATTAGTTCCATTATCTGTAATTTATAAAAATAGCATTAAATTAAATGGAGAAAACAGAATGTTACTTACTGGCTATGGCGCTTATGGCATAACTGATAAACCTGTGTTAGACGACTATTTACTAAACTGGATTAATGAAGGAGGAATCTATGCTTTAGCACATGTGAGAGGTGGAGGAGAAAAAGGAGATGCATGGCATAAAGAAGGGTTTAAAACAACAAAACCAAATACATGGAAGGACTTTATTTCGTGTACTGAATATTTGATTGATAAAGAATATACTTCAAATAAAAATTTAGCTGTTTGGAGCGGAAGTGCTGGAGGAATACTTGTAGGTAGAGCGATTACTGAACGTCCAGATTTATATGCTGCCGCAATAATACGGGTCGGATTACTAAATACTTTACGTTCAGAGTTCGCTCCAAACGGAAAAAATAATATTAAAGAATTTGGAACAATTAAAGATTCATTAGAATTTAAATCTCTATTAGAAATGGATGCGTTTCACAACATAAAAGATGGTGTTGAGTATCCAGCAGTTTACTTAACAGGAGGTATGAATGATGCTAGAGTTGCTGTTTGGCAACCTAGCAAATTTGCTGCAAAATTGCAAAAAGCAAATGCTTCTGAAAATCCTATTATTTTAGATATTGATTTTGATGGTGGTCATGGATTTGATGCAACTTCAAATAAAAAAAATAATGAATTAGCAGATATACTTTCTTTTGCACTCTGGCAAACTGGACATCCAGATTATCAATTGAATAGATAG
- the gwsG gene encoding grasp-with-spasm system ATP-grasp peptide maturase: protein MIIIFTIKYDISTSDVIRWLEYFGEKVIRLNADDEIHKFDKITSKGIFIKNTLTNKVFNLLDAKACWWRRRGIGKSYFTDLKKEDVLFSKGFNLTSLIDKNSDLIKNEVEDLIDFIYYQVYQNCKINLGKPTFNLNKLIVNEIAKKQGLKIPNFKIVRNTTQMYEFGKNNPNLISKAISNGVYNIIGNQRFYSYTELIEDELLHTTNEEIHFFPSLIMEQIEKESEIRTFYLDGHFFSMVIFSQSSNQTVVDFRKYNSQKPNKTEPYKLPKNVEVKLDNLFNELKLNCGSVDLIINKNGDYVFLEINPVGQYGMVSEPCNYNLDKIIAKYLINGIFK from the coding sequence ATGATTATAATTTTCACAATTAAATATGATATTTCTACTTCAGATGTAATTAGATGGTTGGAATATTTTGGAGAAAAAGTCATCAGATTAAATGCAGATGATGAAATACATAAATTTGATAAAATTACGTCTAAAGGTATTTTTATTAAAAACACTTTGACCAATAAAGTTTTCAATTTACTTGATGCAAAAGCATGTTGGTGGCGTAGAAGAGGTATTGGAAAATCTTATTTTACTGATTTAAAAAAGGAAGATGTGTTATTTAGTAAGGGGTTTAACTTAACTTCTCTTATTGATAAAAATAGTGATCTTATAAAAAATGAAGTAGAAGATTTAATTGATTTTATTTATTATCAAGTTTATCAAAATTGCAAAATTAATTTAGGAAAACCTACATTTAATTTGAATAAACTGATTGTTAATGAAATAGCAAAGAAGCAAGGGTTAAAAATACCAAATTTTAAAATTGTTAGAAATACTACTCAAATGTATGAATTTGGTAAAAATAATCCTAATCTTATTTCAAAAGCTATATCTAATGGAGTTTATAATATTATAGGTAACCAAAGATTTTATTCTTATACCGAACTTATAGAAGACGAGTTACTACACACTACTAATGAAGAAATTCACTTTTTCCCATCACTAATTATGGAACAAATTGAAAAGGAGTCAGAAATTAGAACTTTCTACTTGGACGGGCACTTCTTTTCAATGGTTATATTTTCTCAATCATCAAACCAAACAGTAGTAGATTTTAGAAAATACAATAGTCAAAAACCAAATAAAACAGAACCATATAAATTACCTAAAAATGTTGAAGTAAAATTAGATAACCTCTTTAATGAATTAAAGTTAAACTGTGGCTCTGTAGATTTAATAATAAATAAGAATGGAGACTATGTGTTTTTAGAAATAAATCCTGTAGGTCAATATGGAATGGTCTCAGAGCCATGTAATTATAATTTAGATAAAATAATAGCAAAATATTTAATAAATGGAATATTTAAATAA
- a CDS encoding bacteriocin, with protein sequence MKLSNFQFEKLSTSELQNIAGGTMALEDEGVTSTRRRRTTCTGTDHDTGRQDSD encoded by the coding sequence ATGAAATTATCAAATTTTCAATTTGAAAAGCTATCTACTTCTGAATTACAAAATATTGCAGGAGGAACTATGGCTTTAGAAGACGAAGGTGTTACAAGCACTAGAAGACGAAGAACAACATGTACTGGTACAGATCACGATACTGGTAGACAGGATAGCGATTAA
- a CDS encoding TonB-dependent receptor domain-containing protein, with the protein MKYLLLALTSIIPFFSFSQIIVKGKVKDSISYIEFANVILTDVDNNFVSGSITNDQGSFTIKSKKGKYNLIVTFIGYKDWVKEVLVKNKDIDLGNITLIHSKNKLDEIVISAKKPLIQKKVDRLIFNVENSIVSQGVDGLEVLQRTPRIDVSSGGIKIIGKSSVNVLIDGRVLNLSSSDLEAYLRSIRSDNISKIEVITTPPAKYDAEGNSGLINIVTKKNPNLGWDGSVGATYIQRTYAAFIPTSNVKFATKKLNISLNVSADTEAKKSISTNDVEYTSRFWNTSKDRKDSSKGLMLNLNSNYKINEKSETGFIYSGSFWDISQRGNNISNFIQKENFVLDSILTTLTRNKNKYNFHSINGYYDLKLDSIGKKFSLNIDYLVKDSSNDIDFNSINRLGNGVNSLNTSVLNNSDNKYEVASLKTDFTLPYDAFDLEVGGKLTFINNNSSLFYYDTTYGTPIINLNRSNQFEYEERTSALYISIEKELSEKWIAQIGLRYENTYLKGFSPTLNQTNTNNLNNIFPSAYISYDPKENHSLSMSYSKRIDRPGFSNLNPFRIYSDPYSYESGDPFLLPSFTHNLEFSYIYKNNLSLILYGSKLIDVIDFITIANENSNEIITKPENLYNQYTYGLDVSHRLTLFKWVNSYNSVSTYFNKANSNFENETLKSYDGYGVYFSTKNTISLNEKRTSFFTINFFQSFPNVDGFFKSRNRASLDLGLKFRLLEENLQVNISGNDLFKQNRNVGEEQYQNFTQSSSIYNDMRNFTLSLTYKIGSKNVKQRRIAKFNEDKQRLN; encoded by the coding sequence ATGAAGTATTTATTATTAGCTTTAACCTCAATTATTCCCTTTTTTTCTTTTTCTCAAATTATTGTAAAGGGGAAGGTAAAAGACTCTATAAGCTATATAGAGTTTGCGAATGTTATATTGACTGACGTTGATAATAATTTTGTTTCAGGCTCTATAACCAACGATCAAGGTTCTTTTACAATAAAATCAAAAAAAGGAAAATACAATTTAATAGTTACTTTTATTGGTTATAAGGACTGGGTTAAAGAAGTACTAGTTAAAAATAAAGACATTGATTTAGGTAATATTACATTAATACACAGTAAAAATAAATTAGATGAAATAGTTATTTCAGCAAAAAAACCTTTAATCCAAAAAAAAGTCGACCGATTAATTTTTAATGTTGAAAATAGTATTGTTTCTCAAGGAGTTGATGGATTAGAAGTTTTGCAACGAACTCCAAGAATTGATGTTTCAAGTGGTGGAATCAAAATTATTGGAAAAAGTAGTGTTAATGTTTTAATAGATGGAAGAGTGCTCAATTTATCAAGTAGTGATTTAGAAGCATATTTAAGAAGTATTCGTTCAGACAATATTTCAAAAATAGAAGTTATTACAACGCCTCCTGCTAAATATGACGCTGAAGGAAACAGTGGTTTAATTAATATTGTAACTAAAAAAAATCCAAACTTAGGATGGGATGGTTCTGTTGGAGCTACATATATACAAAGAACATATGCTGCCTTTATACCAACCAGTAATGTGAAATTTGCGACTAAAAAATTAAATATATCACTGAACGTCTCTGCTGATACAGAAGCTAAAAAATCTATATCTACAAACGATGTAGAATACACTTCTAGATTTTGGAATACATCAAAAGACAGAAAAGATTCTTCTAAAGGGTTAATGCTAAATCTAAATTCGAATTATAAAATAAATGAAAAATCAGAAACAGGATTTATTTATAGCGGTAGTTTTTGGGATATTAGTCAAAGAGGAAATAATATAAGTAATTTTATTCAAAAGGAAAATTTTGTTTTAGACTCTATTTTAACAACGTTAACAAGAAATAAAAATAAGTATAATTTTCATTCTATTAATGGATATTATGATTTAAAGCTAGATAGTATTGGAAAGAAATTCAGTTTAAATATCGATTACTTAGTAAAAGATAGTTCAAATGATATAGATTTCAATAGTATTAATAGGCTGGGTAATGGTGTTAATAGTTTAAATACATCTGTTCTAAATAATTCTGATAACAAATATGAAGTAGCATCTTTAAAAACAGATTTCACACTACCTTATGATGCTTTTGATTTAGAGGTTGGAGGAAAATTAACTTTTATAAATAATAATAGTAGTCTGTTTTACTACGATACAACATATGGAACTCCAATAATCAATTTAAACAGGTCTAATCAATTCGAATATGAAGAAAGAACATCAGCCTTATATATTTCAATAGAGAAAGAATTAAGTGAAAAATGGATTGCACAAATAGGTTTAAGATACGAAAATACCTATTTAAAAGGTTTCTCTCCTACATTAAACCAGACAAACACTAATAATTTAAATAATATTTTTCCGAGTGCATATATTTCATATGATCCAAAAGAAAATCATTCACTATCTATGTCTTATTCAAAAAGAATTGATAGACCAGGTTTTTCAAATTTAAATCCTTTCAGAATTTATTCAGACCCATATTCTTATGAATCGGGGGATCCTTTTTTATTGCCTTCATTTACTCATAATTTAGAATTTTCATACATTTATAAAAACAACTTATCGCTAATATTATATGGTTCAAAGCTTATTGATGTTATAGACTTTATTACTATAGCTAATGAAAATTCTAATGAGATTATTACGAAGCCGGAAAACCTATATAATCAATACACTTATGGTTTAGATGTTAGCCATCGTTTAACACTTTTTAAATGGGTTAATAGTTATAATTCTGTAAGTACTTATTTTAATAAAGCAAATTCAAATTTTGAAAATGAAACATTAAAATCTTATGATGGTTATGGTGTCTATTTTTCAACAAAAAACACCATTTCTTTAAACGAAAAAAGAACATCCTTTTTTACAATCAATTTCTTTCAAAGCTTTCCGAACGTAGATGGTTTTTTTAAATCAAGAAACAGAGCTAGTCTTGATTTAGGATTGAAATTTAGATTACTTGAAGAGAACCTTCAAGTAAATATATCTGGAAATGATTTATTTAAACAAAATAGAAATGTAGGAGAAGAACAGTATCAGAATTTCACACAGTCTTCAAGTATTTATAACGATATGAGAAATTTTACACTTTCACTTACTTATAAAATTGGTAGTAAAAATGTAAAGCAAAGAAGGATAGCTAAATTTAACGAAGATAAACAAAGACTTAATTAA
- a CDS encoding thiopeptide-type bacteriocin biosynthesis protein, with the protein MQTRFFLGDEWIYYKLYCGKRTADHILVDIIKPFTEKLLKENLITKWFFIRYHDPNHHLRVRFHCEDLSKIGTIINTFKNAIDHQVANDFIWKVQTDTYQREIERYGKLTMIGSENLFFHDSSTSINALNLIEDEELLFLFVLKSIDALLSVFEYDLKAKISFSKVNLTSYRNEFKAEKNFSKQLNKKYQKLRPKVESFMALKESSDYDALLNLITTKNREIETIKTPILELHKNNKLEVPLNHLLSSYIHMMVNRQFRDKQRLFELVCYDCLFRYYNSLFAKQLN; encoded by the coding sequence ATGCAAACTAGATTTTTTTTAGGGGATGAATGGATTTACTATAAATTGTATTGTGGTAAACGAACAGCGGATCATATTCTTGTGGATATTATAAAGCCATTTACTGAAAAACTATTAAAAGAAAACCTAATCACCAAATGGTTCTTTATTCGGTATCACGACCCTAACCATCATTTACGGGTGCGCTTTCATTGTGAAGATCTTTCTAAAATAGGGACGATTATTAATACCTTTAAAAATGCGATCGACCATCAAGTTGCTAATGACTTTATTTGGAAGGTTCAAACAGATACCTACCAAAGAGAAATTGAACGCTATGGGAAACTCACAATGATTGGATCAGAGAATCTGTTTTTTCATGACAGCAGCACTAGCATTAATGCTTTGAATTTGATTGAAGATGAGGAACTCTTATTTTTATTTGTTTTAAAATCCATAGATGCATTGTTAAGTGTTTTTGAATACGATTTAAAAGCTAAAATTAGTTTCTCTAAAGTGAACCTGACTTCTTATAGAAATGAGTTTAAAGCGGAGAAAAACTTCAGCAAACAGCTAAATAAAAAATATCAAAAATTAAGACCTAAAGTGGAATCGTTCATGGCTTTAAAAGAAAGTAGTGATTATGACGCTCTCTTAAACTTAATAACGACTAAGAATAGAGAAATCGAAACAATTAAAACACCTATTTTAGAGTTGCATAAAAATAATAAATTAGAAGTTCCGTTAAATCATTTACTATCTAGTTATATACACATGATGGTCAACCGTCAATTTAGAGACAAACAACGTTTATTTGAATTGGTTTGTTATGATTGCCTATTTCGATATTACAACAGCCTATTTGCAAAACAATTAAATTAA